The following are encoded in a window of Megalopta genalis isolate 19385.01 chromosome 6, iyMegGena1_principal, whole genome shotgun sequence genomic DNA:
- the LOC117219620 gene encoding uncharacterized protein LOC117219620 yields MTSMDSGVEMGNDSNDSSITQHENLSVSQIGTVNSTVATTTTTTITTSLTTTSNCESGPNTFFIQARSFSMQSPISSFSAMQSSTDTENNRISVPISAPLQHSYGSFHEHLKLQSLPCAYSRSTNVIRYKPHYSGKIKSFVSSRDRPVCWPYYDRVNRTLGIKMRLAACTNNTEIMEKLLDNGISPNVLDDKGQTPLHIACSQGYPEMVQLLLQHGANPNHRDRAGNTPLHLASLTCCISVVSLLLKAGAKIVTRDGDGYNALQLAQEKLKLFPNFYSDSKVDDIQTVKKQVHDIINLLLTYLQQQKNSQEAVEALSTFYSRLSLSNASNQI; encoded by the exons ATGACGTCAATGGATTCCGGGGTAGAAATGGGCAATGATTCAAACGACAGTTCAATCACGCAGCATGAAAATCTGTCGGTGAGCCAGATCGGTACTGTCAACTCTACTGTggccacaacaacaacaacaacaataacaacttcGTTGACAACAACATCCAATTGCGAGAGCGGACCGAATACTTTCTTCATTCAAGCAAGGTCTTTCAGCATGCAATCGCCGATCTCATCTTTCTCCGCGATGCAAAGTTCTACGGATACTGAAAATAATAGAATTTCGGTGCCGATAAGCGCGCCATTACAACACAGTTACGGATCTTTTCATGAG catttgaagctgcagaGTCTTCCATGTGCATATTCGAGGTCCACAAACGTTATAAGATATA AACCTCATTATTCTGGAAaaattaaatcattcgtttcatcaCGAGATCGTCCCGTTTGTTGGCCATACTACGATAGAGTTAATAGAACTTTAGGTATTAAAATGCGATTGGCAGCATGCACAAATAATACAGAGATAATGGAAAAATTATTGGACAATGGAATATCTCCTAATGTTTTAGATGATAAAGGACAGACACCTTTGCACATTGCTTGTAGCCA GGGTTACCCAGAAATGGTGCAGTTATTACTGCAACACGGTGCAAATCCTAATCATCGTGACAGAGCAGGTAACACTCCATTACACTTGGCGTCGCTGACTTGTTGTATATCCGTTGTGTCACTTCTCTTGAAAGCGGGAGCGAAGATTGTGACTCGAGATGGTGATGGTTATAACGCGCTGCAATTGGCGCAAGAGAAGTTAAAATTATTTCCGAATTTTTATTCTGATTCTAAGGTAGATGATATACAAACGGTAAAAAAACAGGTTCATGATataattaatttgttattaaCTTATCTACAACAGCAAAAAAACTCTCAAGAAGCGGTAGAAGCGTTGAGCACATTTTATTCGCGTTTATCGTTATCAAATGCATCCAACCAAATTTAA
- the LOC117219638 gene encoding 8-oxo-dGDP phosphatase NUDT18, with the protein MSLTIEKQIELLLSGNSLEIDDTHEEIHAAQTDVLGSKTSSNYVPVCQKTVAYIVAAVVINEHGEVLMMQEAKASCNGKWYLPAGRVQPDENLLDAVKREVLEETGLILEPETLILIECAVGSWFRFVFTGKIIGGKLKTLEDANKESLQACWVQDINDLTLRANDIIPLIEKAKSYIVNKDTLHYPNLIPVTKSLNKLLLRLVITSKKRATNKLHVLTSNVEPAYLPTCEINPNCSLLSTLHNFMEELFGSGVAQHKPHGILSVEFSGEQEGDGLCLTLLVSFKLPVEDIPTIGKYIWRELPDNVATNISYRLPRNMTLPLNVIR; encoded by the exons ATGTCTTTAACTATTGAGAAACAAatcgaattattattatctgGGAATTCCTTAGAGATTGATGACACGCATGAAGAGATCCATGCCGCACAAACTGATGTATTag GATCGAAAACGTCCAGTAATTATGTCCCAGTTTGTCAAAAGACTGTAGCATAcattgttgctgctgttgttatAAACGAACATGGAGAGGTATTGATGATGCAGGAAGCAAAAGCCTCTTGTAATGGTAAATGGTATTTACCAGCTGGTCGAGTCCAGCCCGATGAAAACTTATTGGATGCTGTTAAACGGGAAGTTTTGGAAGAAACAGGCCTTATATTGGAACCAGAAACACTGATATTAATTGAATGTGCAGTTGGTTCATGGTTTCGGTTTGTTTTTACTGGCAAAATAATTGGTGGCAAACTGAAAACTTTAGAGGATGCAAATAAGGAATCGTTGCAAGCTTGCTGGGTgcaagatataaatgatctgaCCCTTAGAGCGAATGATATCATTCCTTTGATAGAGAAAGCAAAATCTTATATTGTGAACAAGGATACCTTGCATTATCCAAATTTAATTCCAGTTACTAAATCATTAAACAAATTATTGTTGAGACTTGTAATTACTTCAAAAAAGAGAGCAAC GAACAAGTTACACGTTCTTACATCGAACGTGGAACCGGCTTATTTACCGACTTGTGAAATTAATCCAAATTGTAGTCTTCTTTCTACTTTGCATAATTTCATGGAA GAACTGTTTGGTAGTGGAGTTGCACAGCATAAGCCACATGGTATATTGTCTGTAGAATTTAGCGGAGAACAAGAAGGAGACGGACTTTGTTTAACATTATTGGTATCGTTCAAGCTGCCTGTAGAGGATATACCTACTATTGGAAAGTATATTTGGCGCGAATTGCCCGATAATGTAGCCACAAATATATCTTATCGTTTGCCAAGAAATATGACACTGCCTTTAAATGTTATTCGATAA